One Paramisgurnus dabryanus chromosome 10, PD_genome_1.1, whole genome shotgun sequence genomic region harbors:
- the carm1l gene encoding histone-arginine methyltransferase CARM1 isoform X2 — MGDNQMSFSVSLVFLNESNIKQNLLDSTQSQHQKRTLQVSRELNDIYFTINDGDGVCVLKFSVTRETECCRVATRSFLITLGCFSIILCFTTQSEFQYFHKRLKSWNDLRRDQSVFNQSTGDSSTPQLSLSQQQNTLQDYLRTATYQKAILLNDVDFKDKVVLDVGCGTGILSFFAVQAGAKRVYAVKASSAAKYAEILVKTNNLSDRITVLQGKIEEVSCPENVDMIISEPMGYMLLNERMLESYLHAKNWLKPKGMMFPTNSDIHLAPFTDEQLYMEHHARSSFWNQTNFYGVNLTGLHSSAVDEFFKQPVVDTFDMHVLMARSVKYSISFLEAKEEDLHRLEIPFVFKMLQSGLIHGLAFWFDVAFVGSRMTVWLSTAPNEPLTHWYQVRCLLQTPLFVKMGQTLSGHVQLIANNRQSYDIHITAVVDQSGFKSGNTLDLKNPFFR, encoded by the exons ATGGGTGATAATCAGATGAGTTTCTCTGTCTCCCTGGTATTTCTAAATGAAAGCAATATCAAGCAAAATCTGCTGGATTCTACACAGAGTCAACATCAGAAACGTACACTTCAAGTAAGCAGAGAGCTGAATGACATCTACTTCACCATTAATGATg GTGATGGGGTCTGTGTTTTAAAATTTTCAGTCACACGGGAGACAGAATGTTGTCGTGTGGCAACTCGCTCATTTCTCATAACATTGGGCTGTTTCAGTATAATTCTGTGCTTCACGACTCAGTCAG AGTTTCAGTACTTCCACAAAAGGCTAAAGTCATGGAATGACCTCAGGAGAGATCAGTCCGTTTTTAACCAGAGTACAGGCGATTCATCTACACCACAG CTCAGTCTGTCACAGCAGCAGAACACACTACAGGATTATCTCAGAACTGCAACGTACCAAAAAGCCATTTTGCTCAATGATGTTGACTTTAAAGATAAA GTGGTTCTTGATGTTGGCTGTGGGACAGGGATATTGTCTTTTTTTGCTGTTCAGGCAGGAGCAAAGAGAGTATATGCAGTGAAGGCCAGTTCTGCAGCCAAATATGCTGAA ATTCTAGTGAAGACCAATAACTTGTCTGACAGAATCACAGTTTTGCAAGGAAAGATTGAGGAGGTTTCCTGCCCTGAGAATGTGGATATGATAATCTCAGAGCCCATGGGCTACATGCTTCTCAACGAAAGGATGTTAGAGAGCTATCTACATGCCAAAAACTGGTTGAAACCCAAAG GAATGATGTTTCCTACTAACAGTGACATCCACCTCGCACCTTTCACTGATGAACAGCTTTACATGGAGCATCATGCCCGCTCCAGCTTCTG GAATCAGACCAATTTCTATGGTGTAAACTTGACTGGACTTCATTCATCAGCTGTGGACGAGTTCTTCAAACAGCCAGTAGTT GACACATTTGATATGCACGTTCTCATGGCCAGGTCTGTAAAGTACAGCATCAGCTTTCTGGAGGCAAAAGAGGAAGATTTACACCG GTTGGAAATTCCCTTTGTCTTCAAAATGCTGCAGTCGGGACTGATTCATGGGCTTGCATTCTGGTTCGATGTGGCCTTTGTTGGCTCAAG GATGACAGTATGGCTGTCCACTGCTCCCAATGAACCTCTGACTCACTGGTATCAGGTGCGCTGTCTCCTGCAAACACCCCTTTTTGTGAAAATGGGACAGACGTTATCTGGGCATGTCCAGCTAATAGCCAACAATAG ACAGAGCTATGACATTCATATAACTGCTGTGGTTGATCAGTCTGGATTTAAATCTGGGAACACACTGGATTTGAAAAATCCCTTTTTCCGGTAA
- the carm1l gene encoding histone-arginine methyltransferase CARM1 isoform X1: MGDNQMSFSVSLVFLNESNIKQNLLDSTQSQHQKRTLQVSRELNDIYFTINDGDGVCVLKFSVTRETECCRVATRSFLITLGCFSIILCFTTQSEFQYFHKRLKSWNDLRRDQSVFNQSTGDSSTPQLSLSQQQNTLQDYLRTATYQKAILLNDVDFKDKVVLDVGCGTGILSFFAVQAGAKRVYAVKASSAAKYAEILVKTNNLSDRITVLQGKIEEVSCPENVDMIISEPMGYMLLNERMLESYLHAKNWLKPKGMMFPTNSDIHLAPFTDEQLYMEHHARSSFWNQTNFYGVNLTGLHSSAVDEFFKQPVVDTFDMHVLMARSVKYSISFLEAKEEDLHRLEIPFVFKMLQSGLIHGLAFWFDVAFVGSRMTVWLSTAPNEPLTHWYQVRCLLQTPLFVKMGQTLSGHVQLIANNRQSYDIHITAVVDQSGFKSGNTLDLKNPFFRYA, encoded by the exons ATGGGTGATAATCAGATGAGTTTCTCTGTCTCCCTGGTATTTCTAAATGAAAGCAATATCAAGCAAAATCTGCTGGATTCTACACAGAGTCAACATCAGAAACGTACACTTCAAGTAAGCAGAGAGCTGAATGACATCTACTTCACCATTAATGATg GTGATGGGGTCTGTGTTTTAAAATTTTCAGTCACACGGGAGACAGAATGTTGTCGTGTGGCAACTCGCTCATTTCTCATAACATTGGGCTGTTTCAGTATAATTCTGTGCTTCACGACTCAGTCAG AGTTTCAGTACTTCCACAAAAGGCTAAAGTCATGGAATGACCTCAGGAGAGATCAGTCCGTTTTTAACCAGAGTACAGGCGATTCATCTACACCACAG CTCAGTCTGTCACAGCAGCAGAACACACTACAGGATTATCTCAGAACTGCAACGTACCAAAAAGCCATTTTGCTCAATGATGTTGACTTTAAAGATAAA GTGGTTCTTGATGTTGGCTGTGGGACAGGGATATTGTCTTTTTTTGCTGTTCAGGCAGGAGCAAAGAGAGTATATGCAGTGAAGGCCAGTTCTGCAGCCAAATATGCTGAA ATTCTAGTGAAGACCAATAACTTGTCTGACAGAATCACAGTTTTGCAAGGAAAGATTGAGGAGGTTTCCTGCCCTGAGAATGTGGATATGATAATCTCAGAGCCCATGGGCTACATGCTTCTCAACGAAAGGATGTTAGAGAGCTATCTACATGCCAAAAACTGGTTGAAACCCAAAG GAATGATGTTTCCTACTAACAGTGACATCCACCTCGCACCTTTCACTGATGAACAGCTTTACATGGAGCATCATGCCCGCTCCAGCTTCTG GAATCAGACCAATTTCTATGGTGTAAACTTGACTGGACTTCATTCATCAGCTGTGGACGAGTTCTTCAAACAGCCAGTAGTT GACACATTTGATATGCACGTTCTCATGGCCAGGTCTGTAAAGTACAGCATCAGCTTTCTGGAGGCAAAAGAGGAAGATTTACACCG GTTGGAAATTCCCTTTGTCTTCAAAATGCTGCAGTCGGGACTGATTCATGGGCTTGCATTCTGGTTCGATGTGGCCTTTGTTGGCTCAAG GATGACAGTATGGCTGTCCACTGCTCCCAATGAACCTCTGACTCACTGGTATCAGGTGCGCTGTCTCCTGCAAACACCCCTTTTTGTGAAAATGGGACAGACGTTATCTGGGCATGTCCAGCTAATAGCCAACAATAG ACAGAGCTATGACATTCATATAACTGCTGTGGTTGATCAGTCTGGATTTAAATCTGGGAACACACTGGATTTGAAAAATCCCTTTTTCCG GTATGCCTGA